TAGTACGGGAAGACCAGATTGGCCTTGGTGTTGCTGCGCCGGACGCGGTACTCGACCGAGACGGTCACCCGGGACCCGTCGACGGGGTCGGTCTCCGCGCGGACCGACTCCAGCTCCACCCGGGGCTCGTGGTCGCGGACCGCGTCCGCGATCGAGCCCTCCAGGTCGCGCAGGCTCTGCACGCTGCCCGGCGCGAACACCGACTCCTGGGCGCGGGTGCCGAGATCGGGCCGCATCACCCGCTCGCCGAGCGCCGTCAGCAGCAGCGCCCGCAGACAGTGCTCGATGCTCTCCTCGCCGACGGCGTAGCCGAGCCGCCCCGCCTCGTCCGGCAGGACCGGGAAGCGCCAGCCCGTTCCGAGGAAGTCCTCGCTCATGCGCATCTCCCCTTCTTGGCCAGGACGGACGCCGGGTCCAGCGGCACGGCCGGCGGCCCCGTCGGCCCGGCGGCGGACGGATGGGTGTGCATGTTGAACGCCGCGAGCAGCGCGTTCCCCAGCACCAGCGGCTCGGTGGCGCCGCCGCCGAGGTCGATCGCGGGGGAGTCGACGGTCACCCTGGGCGCCGTCAGCGTGATCTCCCCCTGCGCGGAGACGGTCACGCTGCCGCCCGGCGCGGCGGTGATCCTGACCGCCTTGCCCTCGTCGTCCAGCTCCACCACATGCCCCGCCGCGGACGTGATCCGCACGGCGGCCTTCGCCCGGGTGTCGTCGAGGACGACCTCGTGCCCGTGCCGGGTGCGGATGGCCTTCTGGTCGCGTCCCCCGGTGCGCGCGGTGGGTGGCTTGTCCTGGCCGTTGTAGAGCCCGCCCACCACGATCGGGAAGCGCATGTCCCCGTGGACGAAGGCGACCAGCACCTCGTCGCCCTTCTCCGGGACGAACACCGTGCCGTAGCCGCCGCCCGCGTACGGCTGCGCGACCCGGCACCAGTCGGTGACCGTGCTGCCGTCGAACCAGGGGAAGGTGAGTTTGACGCGGGCCTCGTCGTCGCCGTCGTTCTCCACGACGAGCGCCTCGACGACACCGTAGTACCGCTTGTCGGTGGAGCGGGCACGCGGAGTGGTCCTGCTCGTCACTGGTCCCCCTGATGAATCCGCCGGCCGGTGAACTGGGTGAAGAAACCACTGGTGTTGAGGGTGTGCTCGACCCGTTTCACGAAGTACGTCCCGGAGAACCGGCGGCCGAGGCCGTAGATCTCCAGGTTGTCGCCCGGCCGCAGCTCCGGCAGC
The nucleotide sequence above comes from Streptomyces clavuligerus. Encoded proteins:
- a CDS encoding GPW/gp25 family protein, with protein sequence MSEDFLGTGWRFPVLPDEAGRLGYAVGEESIEHCLRALLLTALGERVMRPDLGTRAQESVFAPGSVQSLRDLEGSIADAVRDHEPRVELESVRAETDPVDGSRVTVSVEYRVRRSNTKANLVFPYYTGLLGSTP
- a CDS encoding phage baseplate assembly protein V yields the protein MTSRTTPRARSTDKRYYGVVEALVVENDGDDEARVKLTFPWFDGSTVTDWCRVAQPYAGGGYGTVFVPEKGDEVLVAFVHGDMRFPIVVGGLYNGQDKPPTARTGGRDQKAIRTRHGHEVVLDDTRAKAAVRITSAAGHVVELDDEGKAVRITAAPGGSVTVSAQGEITLTAPRVTVDSPAIDLGGGATEPLVLGNALLAAFNMHTHPSAAGPTGPPAVPLDPASVLAKKGRCA